In one window of Thermodesulfobacteriota bacterium DNA:
- a CDS encoding cyclic nucleotide-binding domain-containing protein — translation MIDPKLLREVQFFADLTDPEVAAISPIVKKKSFKTGETIFRESEDGQSLYIIRKGEVKACKTAPDGELFTLTIMKDGDIFGEMSFLDGRPRSATIVAVSDLETYYIDKNDFETLVDGNPRVIYKLLRNIVFTIHSIVRGMNSRYIEMINYMWGRKRG, via the coding sequence ATGATCGACCCGAAGTTGCTGAGAGAGGTGCAGTTTTTCGCGGACCTTACGGACCCCGAGGTGGCGGCGATATCCCCGATAGTGAAGAAGAAGAGCTTCAAGACAGGGGAGACCATCTTCAGGGAGTCCGAGGACGGCCAGTCGCTCTATATAATCAGGAAGGGCGAGGTCAAGGCCTGCAAGACGGCCCCGGACGGCGAGCTATTCACCCTGACCATAATGAAGGACGGGGACATCTTCGGGGAGATGAGCTTCCTGGACGGCAGGCCCCGGTCGGCCACCATCGTGGCGGTCTCGGACCTCGAGACTTATTACATCGACAAGAACGACTTCGAGACCCTGGTCGACGGGAACCCGAGGGTCATATACAAGCTCCTCCGTAACATCGTCTTCACCATACACTCGATAGTGCGCGGCATGAACTCAAGGTACATCGAGATGATAAATTACATGTGGGGCAGGAAAAGGGGTTAG
- the nuoH gene encoding NADH-quinone oxidoreductase subunit NuoH: MPDLATLLEILIIVVKVSVISGILFSLPLPLTWIERKVAGHIQVRLGPWRVGPHGVLQPFADMVKLLIKEDIVPDRADKFLFKLAPLLSMIPAFLVFVAIPFGEKFAIPFVGKEITLYLSDMNVGILYILAIGGLGIYGMILGGWASNSKYSLLGGLRSSAQMISYEISMSFAAIGVVMLTNSLNLLEMVRSQSGSFLDWNIFYLPVGPVWFVIFIIAALAEINRIPFDLPEDEGTLAAGFHTEYSGMRFSFFMLAEYVAMVTISVLTVIMFFGGWNPPLDISIFHLVPSIFWFLGKVILFIYFFMWLRFTLPRYRYDQLMTIGWKVLIPLSLVNILVTGLMII; the protein is encoded by the coding sequence ATGCCGGATTTAGCGACACTGCTTGAAATTCTTATAATCGTTGTGAAGGTCTCGGTGATAAGCGGGATCCTTTTCAGCCTCCCGTTGCCCCTCACCTGGATCGAGAGGAAGGTCGCTGGGCACATACAGGTGCGGCTCGGCCCCTGGAGGGTGGGCCCGCACGGCGTGCTCCAGCCGTTCGCGGACATGGTAAAGCTCCTCATTAAGGAGGACATAGTCCCGGACAGGGCGGACAAGTTCCTCTTCAAGCTCGCCCCGCTACTCTCGATGATACCTGCCTTCCTGGTATTCGTCGCCATACCGTTCGGCGAGAAGTTCGCCATCCCGTTCGTAGGGAAGGAAATAACGCTTTACCTCTCCGACATGAACGTGGGGATACTCTACATACTCGCGATAGGCGGGCTCGGAATATACGGCATGATACTGGGCGGCTGGGCCTCGAACTCGAAGTACTCGCTCCTCGGAGGCCTCCGTTCTTCCGCCCAGATGATAAGCTACGAGATATCCATGAGCTTCGCGGCCATAGGCGTCGTTATGCTCACGAATTCGCTTAACCTCCTCGAGATGGTGAGGAGCCAGTCGGGGAGCTTCCTCGACTGGAACATTTTCTACCTGCCGGTCGGGCCGGTGTGGTTCGTGATATTCATAATCGCGGCCCTGGCTGAGATAAACCGCATACCCTTCGACCTCCCGGAGGACGAGGGTACTCTTGCGGCAGGGTTCCATACCGAGTACAGCGGAATGAGGTTCTCGTTCTTCATGCTCGCCGAGTACGTGGCGATGGTGACGATATCGGTCTTGACGGTAATCATGTTCTTCGGGGGCTGGAACCCGCCCCTGGACATCTCGATATTCCACCTTGTGCCGTCGATATTCTGGTTCCTCGGGAAAGTAATCCTCTTCATATACTTCTTCATGTGGCTGAGGTTCACGCTTCCCAGGTACAGGTATGACCAGCTCATGACCATAGGCTGGAAGGTGCTGATACCGCTCTCGCTCGTAAACATACTTGTGACCGGGTTGATGATCATATGA
- a CDS encoding NADH-quinone oxidoreductase subunit I, which yields MSKGPSRIAEFIKKALFIDFVKGLSITLKYNVSRSITLKYPDEEKWVPDRRFRGQHTLNKDENGRELCVACELCAKVCPTKCITVIPMEDDTGRGIADRVAKVWKVELARCMFCGYCEDACPTRAVRLGRDYELACLDLSCTTREKDELLKPQSIPETIQGGFVVRSKFERTPEGIRVVPDLRMQKKRNI from the coding sequence ATGAGCAAAGGGCCGAGCAGGATAGCGGAATTCATAAAGAAAGCCCTCTTCATCGATTTCGTGAAGGGGCTCTCGATAACGCTCAAGTACAACGTTTCGAGGAGCATAACCCTCAAGTACCCGGACGAGGAGAAGTGGGTCCCGGACAGGAGGTTCCGCGGCCAGCACACCCTCAACAAGGACGAGAACGGCAGGGAGCTCTGCGTGGCCTGCGAGCTCTGCGCAAAGGTGTGCCCGACCAAGTGCATAACCGTCATCCCGATGGAGGACGACACGGGCAGGGGCATAGCCGACAGGGTGGCCAAGGTCTGGAAAGTGGAGCTAGCGAGGTGCATGTTCTGCGGCTACTGCGAGGACGCATGCCCCACGAGGGCGGTAAGGCTCGGGCGCGACTACGAGCTCGCCTGCCTGGACCTCTCGTGCACGACCAGGGAAAAGGACGAGCTCCTTAAGCCCCAGTCCATACCCGAGACGATACAGGGCGGCTTTGTCGTAAGGTCGAAATTCGAGAGGACGCCGGAGGGCATAAGGGTGGTGCCGGACCTCCGGATGCAGAAGAAAAGGAATATTTAG
- a CDS encoding NADH-quinone oxidoreductase subunit J: MEKLFFLMFAAVAIASGLAVVTVRNPVHSALALIVCLIQVAALFVLLRSPFLAAVQIFIYVGAVMVLFLFVVLILDMRKAVLQAFPPVKKKFVVGVILVLMAQILAFVFVTPMGQNPAEAWEPTVESIGRMLFTKYLFPFEVVSVILLAALVAAIVIAKERR, translated from the coding sequence ATGGAAAAGCTATTTTTCTTGATGTTCGCGGCGGTCGCAATCGCCTCGGGCCTGGCGGTAGTAACCGTCAGGAATCCGGTGCACAGCGCGCTCGCGCTCATAGTGTGCCTCATACAGGTCGCGGCGCTCTTCGTGCTCCTCCGGTCGCCCTTCCTGGCGGCGGTGCAGATATTCATATACGTGGGCGCGGTCATGGTGCTCTTCCTCTTCGTCGTCCTCATACTCGACATGAGGAAGGCCGTCCTTCAGGCGTTCCCGCCGGTGAAGAAGAAGTTCGTCGTCGGCGTCATCCTGGTCCTTATGGCGCAGATACTCGCATTCGTGTTCGTTACCCCGATGGGGCAAAACCCTGCCGAGGCGTGGGAGCCTACGGTCGAGTCGATCGGAAGGATGCTCTTTACCAAGTACCTCTTCCCGTTTGAAGTCGTTTCGGTGATACTCCTGGCCGCGCTGGTCGCGGCCATAGTCATAGCAAAGGAGCGTCGGTGA
- the nuoK gene encoding NADH-quinone oxidoreductase subunit NuoK encodes MVPVTWYIALSAVLFLIGAAGVLTRRNVIVVLMSIELMLNSVNINFMAFSYLLGDMTGQIFTVFTITVAAAEVAVALGILIALVRSNKTFNVDEIDALKG; translated from the coding sequence ATGGTCCCGGTTACCTGGTACATAGCGCTTTCCGCCGTCCTCTTCCTGATAGGGGCGGCCGGGGTCCTCACGAGGCGGAACGTCATCGTGGTGCTCATGTCAATCGAGCTCATGCTTAACTCCGTGAATATCAACTTCATGGCGTTCTCGTATCTCCTCGGGGACATGACCGGGCAGATATTCACCGTATTCACCATCACCGTGGCCGCGGCCGAGGTGGCGGTGGCGCTCGGAATCCTCATAGCGCTCGTAAGGAGCAACAAAACGTTCAACGTCGACGAGATCGACGCTCTGAAAGGGTAA
- a CDS encoding NADH-quinone oxidoreductase subunit M produces MSGHLLSSIIFLPVLGALVILFIKDARAIRWVALVTLAVDFALAIPLMRGFDVSTHSMQFVERHEWIPSWNITYYLGVDGISVLFVFLTAFLGIICVLASWKAIEKKVKEFMIALLIMQAAMLGVFSALDMFLFYLFWEAMLIPMYLIIGVWGGPNRVYSAIKFFLYTLAGSILMLVGMIALYFAAGKTFDMLVLMEYKYTFTFQVWVFMAFFVAFAVKVPMFPFHTWLPDAHVEAPTAGSIILAGVLLKMGTYGFLRFCLTMFPDASRFFATPIVIISIVAIIYGAFLALAQKDLKKLIAYSSISHMGFITMGIFLFNKNGIEGAILQMFNHGITTSALFLCIGLIYERTHTRHIGDYGWAASRVPVYATFLFIFTLASLGFPGTNGFIGELLIAFGAYEVYKPYLILLLIGIVGGAAYMLYMYKSMAFGADSHGHGGHGHGGSHDDSHGGHKVWDVDFREAVALIALVVFVFWVGFHPEDFLSYMHESVGNLINQANASKFEGLGL; encoded by the coding sequence ATGTCCGGACACCTCTTGAGCTCAATCATATTCCTTCCGGTCCTCGGGGCGCTCGTGATCCTTTTCATAAAGGACGCGCGCGCGATACGGTGGGTGGCGCTCGTTACCCTTGCCGTGGATTTCGCGCTGGCCATACCACTCATGAGGGGCTTCGACGTCTCGACCCACAGCATGCAGTTCGTCGAAAGGCACGAGTGGATACCGTCCTGGAACATAACCTATTACCTCGGCGTGGACGGCATAAGCGTCCTGTTCGTGTTCCTGACGGCGTTCCTCGGGATAATATGCGTGCTCGCCTCCTGGAAGGCCATCGAGAAGAAGGTCAAGGAGTTCATGATAGCGCTCCTTATTATGCAGGCGGCCATGCTGGGCGTCTTCTCGGCCCTCGACATGTTCCTCTTCTACCTCTTCTGGGAGGCGATGCTCATACCCATGTACCTCATAATCGGGGTCTGGGGCGGGCCTAACCGCGTCTACTCGGCGATAAAGTTTTTCCTTTACACGCTCGCCGGGAGCATCCTCATGCTCGTGGGCATGATAGCCCTCTACTTCGCCGCCGGGAAGACCTTCGACATGCTCGTCCTCATGGAGTACAAGTACACCTTCACCTTCCAGGTATGGGTCTTCATGGCCTTCTTCGTGGCCTTTGCCGTGAAGGTGCCGATGTTCCCGTTCCATACATGGCTCCCGGACGCGCACGTCGAGGCGCCGACCGCCGGCAGCATCATCCTGGCCGGTGTGCTCCTCAAGATGGGCACCTACGGATTCCTGAGGTTCTGCCTCACCATGTTCCCGGACGCGTCGAGGTTCTTCGCCACCCCCATAGTAATAATATCGATAGTCGCCATAATATACGGGGCGTTCCTGGCGCTTGCGCAGAAGGACCTCAAGAAGCTCATCGCATACTCGAGCATAAGCCACATGGGCTTCATCACCATGGGCATATTCCTCTTCAACAAGAACGGAATCGAGGGCGCGATACTCCAGATGTTCAACCACGGCATAACGACGAGCGCGCTCTTCCTCTGCATCGGGCTCATCTACGAGAGGACGCACACGAGGCACATAGGCGACTACGGCTGGGCCGCTTCCCGCGTGCCGGTCTACGCCACGTTCCTGTTCATATTCACGCTCGCTTCTCTCGGCTTCCCGGGGACGAACGGCTTCATAGGGGAGCTGCTCATCGCCTTCGGCGCCTACGAGGTCTACAAGCCTTATTTGATACTGCTCCTCATCGGCATCGTGGGCGGCGCCGCGTACATGCTCTACATGTACAAGAGCATGGCCTTCGGCGCAGACAGCCACGGGCACGGCGGACACGGGCACGGCGGCTCGCATGACGACTCGCACGGGGGGCACAAGGTCTGGGACGTGGACTTCAGGGAGGCCGTAGCCCTCATCGCCCTCGTCGTCTTCGTCTTCTGGGTGGGCTTCCATCCCGAGGATTTCCTCAGCTATATGCACGAATCGGTAGGCAACCTGATAAACCAGGCCAATGCCAGCAAATTTGAGGGTCTTGGATTATGA
- a CDS encoding NADH-quinone oxidoreductase subunit N: MSSEVATFFSPGDFLAILPEMVIAGMACIILMVDLVVPRSKRWVVPALSVLSVAAAAWFSWSLAGSGVSAFSGMFVLDGYAAFFKLIFYIVAVFAVLVSLRYIKTEEIDLGEYYVLMLFSLSGMMIMASGSDLLTIYLGLELASLPVYALVGFLQTSRKSNEAAMKYVILGAFSSAILLYGISLIYGLTGTTQLAAISAALETGAVSGPLFTLAVIMLVAGFGFKVAGFPFHMWAPDAYEGAPTPITAFMAAGPKAAAFAVIMRVFLEGLFPAYDNWQMAIAAVAVGSMVVGNITAIMQTSIKRMLAFSSVGHAGYALLGLVAGSEEGIASVMFYLLVYAFMNLGIFGIIIMMRRDSQSGDQISHYAGLAKSNRLTAFAMLVFLFSLAGIPPTAGFVAKFYVFMALIHKGMIGLAVIAALMSAVAAYYYIRIVMLMYMREPEKEFLLASSRGLLCVLIIALAAVVALGVYPAYFINLARYAAFPL, encoded by the coding sequence ATGAGCTCTGAAGTAGCGACGTTCTTTTCGCCAGGGGATTTCCTGGCCATACTGCCGGAGATGGTCATAGCCGGCATGGCCTGCATTATCCTCATGGTGGACCTGGTTGTCCCGCGCTCGAAGAGGTGGGTAGTGCCGGCGCTCTCCGTCCTGTCGGTTGCGGCCGCGGCCTGGTTCTCCTGGAGCCTCGCAGGCTCGGGCGTTTCGGCCTTTTCGGGCATGTTCGTACTCGACGGCTATGCGGCATTCTTCAAGCTCATATTCTACATAGTCGCGGTCTTCGCGGTATTAGTATCGCTGCGCTACATAAAGACCGAGGAGATAGACCTCGGCGAGTATTACGTCCTCATGCTCTTCTCGCTCTCGGGCATGATGATAATGGCCTCGGGCTCCGACCTGCTGACCATCTACCTCGGGCTCGAGCTCGCGTCGCTCCCGGTCTACGCCCTCGTCGGGTTCCTGCAGACGAGCAGGAAGTCCAACGAGGCCGCGATGAAGTACGTCATTCTCGGCGCTTTCTCGTCGGCCATACTTCTTTACGGCATATCGCTCATATACGGGCTTACGGGCACCACCCAGCTCGCGGCCATTTCCGCCGCGCTTGAGACCGGGGCCGTAAGCGGGCCGCTCTTCACGCTGGCCGTAATAATGCTCGTCGCGGGCTTCGGGTTCAAGGTGGCCGGCTTCCCGTTCCACATGTGGGCGCCCGACGCCTACGAGGGCGCGCCCACGCCCATAACGGCATTCATGGCCGCCGGGCCAAAGGCCGCGGCGTTCGCGGTCATAATGAGGGTTTTCCTCGAGGGTCTCTTCCCGGCATACGATAATTGGCAGATGGCGATAGCCGCCGTAGCCGTGGGAAGCATGGTCGTCGGCAACATAACGGCCATAATGCAGACCAGCATAAAGCGGATGCTGGCGTTCTCCAGCGTCGGGCACGCGGGGTATGCGCTCCTGGGCCTCGTGGCCGGAAGCGAGGAGGGGATTGCGAGCGTCATGTTCTATCTCCTCGTATACGCCTTCATGAACCTCGGGATATTCGGGATCATCATAATGATGAGGAGGGACAGCCAGTCCGGGGACCAGATATCGCACTACGCCGGGCTCGCCAAGTCGAACAGGCTCACGGCCTTTGCGATGCTGGTGTTCCTGTTCTCGCTCGCCGGCATACCGCCGACCGCGGGGTTCGTGGCCAAGTTCTACGTCTTCATGGCGCTCATCCACAAGGGCATGATAGGCCTCGCGGTGATAGCCGCCCTCATGAGCGCGGTCGCGGCGTACTACTACATACGGATAGTCATGCTCATGTACATGAGGGAGCCTGAGAAGGAATTCCTGCTTGCAAGCTCGCGGGGCCTCCTGTGCGTGCTGATAATAGCCCTGGCGGCGGTCGTCGCCCTGGGCGTGTACCCGGCTTACTTCATAAACCTCGCCCGCTACGCGGCGTTCCCGCTGTAG
- a CDS encoding monovalent cation/H+ antiporter subunit D family protein, whose product METIVSIRPFIAILASAVVVALIIMSRNRPNLRESWTYLAALVKFALVISMFPDIFSGKIIEYTLFTVLPGIELKFRVDALGLFFATTASFLWIIATTYSIGYMRSLNEHAQTRYYACFAIALSSALGVAFSANLFTLYLFYEVLSIMTYPLVAHHEDDEAWEGSKKYIVYLMGASKTFLLGALILTYMITGTLDFQPGGIFTTGMSQTLVTITYICFLLGFAKAGIMPLHNWLPSAMVAPTPVSGLLHAVAVVKVGVFSVVRVMLDTFGIDVMSAFNLGMPTVYFVSITILAASIIALTKDDLKARLAYSTVSQLSYVILGVALLTPHGISGGILHIGNHAFSKITLFFCAGSIFVASHIKKISNLSGIGYKMPLTMAAFTIGALSMIGVPAMAGFTSKWYMGIGAMEAMDTVPLVVLLASTVLNAAYFLPIVFKAYFESPEGNVHLEGVKEAPKFVLVPLLVTAFITVAIGVYPDFLLSLAERVLQ is encoded by the coding sequence ATGGAAACGATAGTATCCATAAGGCCCTTCATAGCGATCCTGGCCTCGGCAGTGGTCGTGGCCCTGATAATCATGTCGAGGAACAGGCCCAACCTGAGGGAAAGCTGGACCTACCTCGCGGCCCTCGTGAAGTTCGCGCTCGTGATATCGATGTTCCCGGACATATTCTCCGGGAAGATAATCGAGTATACGCTCTTTACGGTGCTGCCCGGCATAGAGCTCAAGTTCAGGGTGGACGCGCTCGGGCTATTCTTCGCTACGACGGCGTCGTTCCTCTGGATAATCGCGACCACCTACTCCATCGGGTACATGAGATCGCTCAACGAGCACGCGCAGACGCGTTATTACGCCTGCTTCGCCATAGCGCTCTCTTCGGCCCTCGGCGTCGCCTTCTCCGCGAACCTCTTCACGCTCTACCTCTTCTACGAGGTACTGAGCATAATGACGTATCCGCTCGTCGCGCACCACGAGGACGACGAGGCATGGGAGGGGAGCAAGAAGTACATAGTCTACCTCATGGGCGCCTCGAAGACCTTCCTCCTCGGCGCGCTCATACTCACGTACATGATAACCGGCACGCTGGATTTCCAGCCCGGCGGCATATTCACCACCGGGATGTCGCAGACGCTCGTAACAATCACCTATATCTGCTTCCTCCTCGGGTTCGCAAAGGCCGGCATAATGCCGCTCCATAACTGGCTCCCGTCCGCGATGGTCGCGCCGACGCCCGTTAGCGGACTTCTCCACGCGGTCGCGGTCGTAAAGGTCGGCGTCTTCTCGGTCGTAAGGGTGATGCTCGACACCTTCGGGATAGACGTCATGTCGGCCTTCAACCTCGGGATGCCTACGGTCTATTTCGTCTCGATAACGATACTTGCGGCCTCCATTATTGCGCTCACCAAGGACGACCTGAAGGCCAGGCTCGCGTATTCGACGGTAAGCCAGCTCTCATACGTCATACTCGGCGTTGCGCTCCTCACGCCCCACGGCATATCGGGCGGTATACTGCACATAGGGAACCACGCATTCTCGAAGATAACGCTCTTCTTTTGCGCGGGCTCGATTTTCGTTGCTTCGCACATAAAGAAGATAAGCAATTTAAGCGGCATAGGGTACAAGATGCCGCTTACCATGGCGGCGTTCACCATTGGGGCCCTGAGCATGATCGGCGTCCCGGCCATGGCCGGGTTCACGAGCAAATGGTACATGGGCATCGGCGCAATGGAGGCCATGGACACCGTCCCGCTCGTCGTGCTTCTGGCGAGCACGGTCTTGAACGCGGCATACTTCCTGCCGATCGTCTTCAAGGCTTACTTCGAGAGCCCGGAGGGGAACGTCCATCTGGAAGGCGTGAAAGAGGCCCCGAAGTTCGTGCTGGTCCCGCTCCTTGTGACCGCCTTCATAACCGTGGCGATAGGCGTTTACCCGGACTTCCTCCTGTCGCTCGCCGAAAGGGTGCTGCAATGA